A section of the Lampris incognitus isolate fLamInc1 chromosome 8, fLamInc1.hap2, whole genome shotgun sequence genome encodes:
- the si:ch211-132b12.7 gene encoding CLOCK-interacting pacemaker, translated as MSVCECGMPKEQGHLGERVARSTSKKAKDKSNSATLRASQDGCLRGPCGMGAINHRMSRCESERDSEKDSGYSEAGSDWVHTDQEDQSSSVSEPHRDSSKNCNQSLQTAGHNLPAYEELTPVYVIKNLVVKPSRTEQLLQSPLTWDGGWHSLTGAKAPTQLLFVQQPAIPAPATSSSTLAGSSSQAKPQGQPNKGSSRSNKNHSSKSSYLPILNSYPRIAPHPRKESHEQVKLAAGAGEVKESSSEGQSQSKRVCTEDEKRETVSTTSHLLKPQHHSPKEGRTHCQYKVKSSHSTFPNLPHSSMPSHASSNTHPTSHDNRQRTHSDCMGSPCISSSQMPSPPSSSDSLLSSSPSSSSSSSSSSSSVAHSPYAPTAKPVRGSLSDSQSECSSVRQRRFLNTAEILSQSGLLAITLRTKELLRQNAATDKEITQLRQHTNLLCQAAQASQQCSNDGANSLDKLLQAMTQSGSYPDLDLNQLKALSNSHHQGKKRNEKARESSGKNNKAHYNPSRNLVALHNVDDGTSLPSPLFAPSPEAETTRHDDNLSSLLSTSQASCLPNPTLHNRHRQSGMDKVLVDLTMSPESSTLKNFLF; from the exons ATGTCAGTTTGCGA GTGTGGAATGCCAAAGGAACAGGGGCATTTAGGGGAGCGGGTTGCCCGCAGCACTTCAAAGAAGGCCAAAGATAAGAGTAACAGTGCTACTCTGCGGGCGTCCCAGGATGGCTGTCTCAGGGGCCCATGTGGGATGGGGGCCATCAACCACAGGATGTCACGCTGCGAGTCTGAGAGAGATTCAGAGAAAGACTCAGGATACTCAG AGGCCGGCTCAGACTGGGTGCACACAGATCAAGAAGACCAGAGCAGCAGTGTGAGCGAACCTCATAGGGACAGCAGCAAAAACTGTAACCAAAGTCTCCAAACTGCTGGCCATAACCTGCCTGCTTATGAGGAGCTCACCCCTGTCTATGTCATCAAAAACCTGGTGGTGAAGCCG TCCAGAACGGAGCAGCTTCTGCAAAGCCCCTTGACGTGGGACGGAGGTTGGCACAGCCTTACTGGTGCCAAGGCACCCACCCAGCTCTTATTTGTCCAACAGCCAGCAATACCTGCCCCTGCCACTTCTTCTTCCACCCTTGCTGGTTCTTCCAGTCAAGCTAAGCCACAAGGCCAACCTAATAAAGGAAGCAGTCGAAGCAACAAGAACCACAGCAGCAAGAGCTCTTACCTCCCCATCCTCAACTCCTACCCCCGCATTGCCCCCCACCCCAGGAAAGAGAGTCATGAGCAGGTTAAGCTTGCTGCCGGGGCAGGGGAGGTTAAGGAAAGCAGCAGTGAGGGCCAGAGCCAGAGCAAGAGGGTATGCACTGAAGATGAGAAGAGGGAAACCGTGTCCACGACCAGCCATCTGCTCAAACCCCAACACCACAGCCCAAAAGAGGGGAGGACTCATTGTCAGTATAAAGTCAAAAGTAGTCACAGCACCTTCCCCAACCTGCCTCACAGCTCTATGCCCagccatgcctcctccaacacccaCCCTACATCCCATGACAACCGTCAGAGGACCCACTCTGATTGCATGGGCTCGCCCTGCATTTCCAGCTCCCAGATGCCCTCCCCACCATCCTCTTCCGACTCCCTCCTGTCATCctcaccttcctcctcctcctcctcctcctcgtcttccTCCTCAGTTGCACATAGCCCCTATGCCCCCACTGCTAAGCCAGTCAGGGGTAGCCTTTCAGACTCCCAGTCAGAATGTTCATCTGTACGCCAGCGCCGTTTCCTCAACACAGCGGAGATCCTCAGTCAGTCAGGCCTGCTGGCCATCACGTTGCGTACCAAGGAGCTGCTTAGGCAGAATGCTGCCACTGATAAGGAAATCACTCAGTTACGTCAACACACCAATCTTTTGTGCCAGGCTGCCCAAGCCAGCCAGCAGTGTTCCAATGACGGCGCCAATAGCCTTGACAAACTCCTCCAGGCCATGACCCAGTCTGGCTCCTACCCAGACCTGGACTTGAACCAGCTGAAAGCCCTCAGTAACAGTCACCATCAGGGCAAGAAGAGAaatgagaaagcgagagagagcagtGGAAAAAACAATAAGGCCCATTACAACCCATCTCGAAACCTTGTGGCGCTGCATAATGTAGATGATGGAACATCGCTGCCCTCACCTCTGTTTGCCCCCTCACCAGAGGCAGAGACAACAAGGCATGATGATAACCTATCTAGCCTCCTCTCCACCTCCCAGGCTTCTTGTCTTCCCAATCCTACTCTACATAATAGACATAGACAATCAGGCATGGATAAAGTCCTAGTTGATCTCACTATGTCGCCAGAGAGCTCTACTCTCAAGAATTTTCTATTCTAG